A section of the Paenibacillus odorifer genome encodes:
- a CDS encoding metal-dependent hydrolase — protein MKITYYGHSALLVETGNVKVIIDPFLSGNPNSGISPADISVDAVLLTHGHSDHLGDAVEIAKQNDCPIFAVFELAEYCRMKGAQVKHMNIGGSHTYAGMTVKFTQAFHSSSIQEGDSWIYAGQPAGILLTIEGKTIFHAGDTALFSDLRLIGERNAIALAALPIGDMLTMGPDDALLAARWLRADKVIPLHYNTFPDIAQDGADFCDRLHQEGVEGFPLKAGESVEI, from the coding sequence ATGAAAATCACTTATTATGGACATTCAGCTCTGCTGGTAGAGACGGGGAACGTGAAGGTTATTATTGACCCTTTTTTGTCAGGTAATCCGAACTCCGGTATTTCACCTGCCGATATTTCCGTTGATGCCGTTCTGCTTACTCACGGCCACTCTGATCATTTAGGAGATGCTGTCGAAATTGCCAAGCAGAATGATTGTCCGATCTTTGCGGTGTTTGAGCTTGCCGAATATTGCCGGATGAAGGGTGCACAGGTTAAGCACATGAATATAGGTGGTAGTCATACCTATGCAGGGATGACTGTGAAATTTACGCAGGCGTTTCATTCCTCATCCATTCAGGAGGGCGATTCTTGGATTTATGCTGGACAACCCGCGGGGATTTTGTTGACGATTGAGGGCAAGACGATTTTCCATGCGGGGGATACCGCACTATTCAGCGATCTGCGCCTCATTGGAGAAAGGAATGCGATTGCCCTGGCAGCTCTTCCTATAGGCGATATGCTAACCATGGGACCGGATGACGCCTTGCTGGCCGCACGCTGGCTACGGGCGGATAAAGTGATCCCGCTACATTACAATACATTTCCGGATATTGCTCAGGATGGTGCTGATTTCTGCGATCGCCTGCATCAAGAGGGAGTAGAAGGTTTTCCGCTTAAAGCTGGTGAGAGCGTAGAAATTTAA
- a CDS encoding UDP-N-acetylglucosamine--LPS N-acetylglucosamine transferase yields the protein MRKKRVLLFSEGFGTGHTGAAYALAEGIKLLNPDVQCRVIELGKFLNPTVAPWILSAYRKTVSSQPKLVGMMYKTQYHKSLNPLTKMALHRIFYTHASQVIEQLKPDLIICTHPIPAAVISRLKRRGLHVPLYTLITDYDAHGSWVNSEVNRYLVSTPRVKSILTGRGIAPELVTVTGIPVHPKFWERSNKTLLRKELGLADIPTVLIMGGGWGLMFGKEIMHSLTARMDDIQLVFCMGSNEKLIAKMKSNPLLNHPNVKILGYSSEINKLMDASDLLITKPGGMTCTEGQAKGIPMLFYKAIPGQEEKNCQYFVELGLAEVLDSEVVNKWFTMMLREYSVLEEQRRRRLAPDKHQPQSCATTVLKMLGNPVSEATEIRGTRAQARNEEPVCITP from the coding sequence ATGCGAAAGAAAAGAGTACTGCTGTTTTCGGAAGGCTTCGGTACGGGCCACACAGGAGCAGCCTATGCTCTGGCCGAAGGAATAAAGCTGCTGAATCCGGATGTCCAATGCCGAGTCATCGAGCTGGGGAAATTTCTTAACCCGACGGTCGCCCCTTGGATTCTTTCCGCTTACCGCAAAACAGTTAGCAGCCAGCCTAAGCTGGTCGGCATGATGTATAAGACACAATATCATAAATCATTGAACCCGTTGACTAAAATGGCGCTTCACCGGATTTTTTATACACATGCTTCACAGGTCATTGAGCAGCTAAAGCCTGATTTAATTATCTGCACTCATCCCATTCCGGCTGCGGTCATTTCCAGACTGAAACGTCGTGGACTACATGTGCCTCTGTATACATTAATTACTGATTATGATGCACATGGGAGTTGGGTAAATTCTGAGGTCAATCGTTATCTCGTATCTACCCCACGCGTCAAGTCCATTCTGACAGGCCGTGGGATCGCTCCAGAGCTAGTAACCGTCACTGGCATCCCAGTGCATCCAAAGTTCTGGGAACGCTCCAACAAGACGCTGCTACGCAAGGAACTGGGATTGGCTGATATTCCAACCGTACTCATTATGGGCGGAGGATGGGGGCTGATGTTCGGCAAAGAGATTATGCATTCCCTCACCGCCAGAATGGATGATATTCAGCTCGTCTTCTGTATGGGCAGCAATGAGAAGCTAATCGCCAAAATGAAGTCCAATCCACTGCTCAATCATCCCAATGTTAAAATTCTGGGATATAGCAGTGAAATCAATAAATTGATGGATGCCTCAGACCTGCTGATTACGAAGCCTGGAGGCATGACCTGTACGGAAGGTCAGGCCAAAGGAATTCCAATGCTTTTCTATAAAGCTATTCCAGGTCAGGAAGAGAAAAACTGCCAATATTTCGTAGAGCTTGGGCTGGCAGAGGTGCTCGACTCGGAAGTAGTGAACAAATGGTTCACTATGATGCTTCGTGAATATTCAGTTCTGGAAGAGCAACGCAGACGACGTCTCGCTCCAGATAAACATCAACCGCAAAGCTGTGCGACTACTGTTCTGAAGATGTTAGGTAACCCCGTAAGCGAGGCAACTGAAATCAGAGGCACAAGAGCGCAAGCACGTAATGAAGAACCTGTATGTATTACACCTTAA
- a CDS encoding TetR/AcrR family transcriptional regulator produces the protein MAVVDRRQQVLQAAAKSFSLFGYKATTMDQVAKIANVGKGTIYTFFTNKEQLFDEILHDMMMEMKTIAEREIRRDRPFFDNLHRVLDALLEFRSEQELFIKLSQENREFGTPQAGEGLEKIENVVLEYLEREVQQALQQGEIKPCDPKIVSVVMFRLYIVLTAELNKTHTPLDKEQIKMYFHLFLAEGLAQ, from the coding sequence GTGGCAGTGGTGGATCGAAGACAGCAGGTGCTTCAGGCCGCAGCAAAATCTTTTTCATTATTTGGCTATAAGGCAACTACAATGGATCAGGTTGCTAAGATTGCAAATGTCGGTAAGGGGACCATCTACACCTTTTTTACAAACAAAGAGCAATTGTTTGACGAGATCCTGCACGATATGATGATGGAAATGAAGACGATTGCTGAGCGGGAGATCAGGCGAGACAGACCCTTCTTTGACAACTTGCATCGTGTGCTGGATGCTCTGCTTGAGTTTCGAAGTGAGCAGGAGCTATTCATAAAACTTTCCCAGGAGAATCGCGAATTCGGTACGCCGCAGGCTGGAGAAGGACTCGAGAAGATCGAGAACGTAGTTTTAGAATATTTAGAACGGGAGGTGCAACAAGCGCTCCAACAGGGAGAAATCAAACCTTGCGATCCCAAAATCGTCTCGGTAGTCATGTTCAGATTATATATTGTATTGACTGCTGAACTGAATAAAACACATACTCCCTTGGACAAGGAACAGATCAAGATGTATTTTCATTTGTTTCTCGCCGAAGGATTGGCACAGTAA
- a CDS encoding YhgE/Pip domain-containing protein — MKSLSVFTKDLGAALRNPKVLIPMIAILFIPVMYSGFFLKAFWDPYGKMNELPVAVVNQDVGANYEGKQLQAGNDLIEELKVTDGFQWNFVSLEEAEAGMKDNTYYMSIIVPEDFSAKATTLMDDEPQPAKIIYEPNEGYNFLAGQIGGTAVAEIKNKVSAKVTEAYVESVFNQITEVSDGLGEAGDGASKIADGAGKLDDGALKLKDNLLVLTDGTGKLQNGVEPLTQGVTDLNAGATALKTGSTTLASGLQQLSTAHTQLQDGVAQSAAGSKQLSDGLKQAVTGATQLQAGTQSAVDGTSKLQAGTQSLVDGSAKLEAGLTSSVDGSAKLEAGLQASAAGSTKVTEGAKAVAQGLEQLAQASPELAQNPAVQKLLAASAAVAQGSEQLQQSQEQLAQGATALHSGQEQLAQGATQLHSGSQQLAAGVTQLHDGAQQLNAGSTQLLTGQQKLAQGASALVTGGDKLNAGMQQFGAKLKEAAAGGSKLAEGGKALGDGTTKLLSGVGELGSGISAVADGSKKLADGAGELKDGMDDLKSGSTELATKLGDAAEKTGSVNKTDAMMEMFAQPVVVEDQVVNHVPNYGTGFAPYFLSLGLFVGALISTIVIPMRDSAVLGASRMNRFISRTLTFTIMSFIQSMLAAVVVLYGLGLEVQSKPLFFVFTFLTSLVYTWVVQAIVTWMDQPGRFVVIVILIFQLTTSAGTFPLELIPDWMKFFNPLLPMTYTVSGLKAVISTGDFSAMWGDVGILAIFGLGFLALTFAYFMTRSRENEVGVKSEQVLTV, encoded by the coding sequence ATGAAATCATTATCCGTATTTACCAAGGATCTTGGCGCAGCCCTTAGAAATCCGAAGGTGCTAATTCCAATGATTGCTATCCTATTTATTCCGGTGATGTACAGCGGATTCTTCCTGAAGGCATTCTGGGATCCGTATGGCAAGATGAATGAGCTTCCGGTTGCTGTGGTCAACCAGGATGTCGGCGCTAATTATGAAGGCAAGCAACTACAAGCCGGTAATGATCTTATAGAAGAGTTGAAGGTAACCGACGGCTTCCAGTGGAACTTCGTTTCCCTTGAAGAAGCGGAAGCAGGAATGAAGGACAATACTTATTATATGTCGATCATTGTTCCGGAAGACTTTTCTGCTAAAGCTACTACTCTTATGGATGATGAACCACAGCCTGCAAAAATTATTTATGAGCCAAATGAAGGTTACAACTTCTTGGCTGGTCAAATCGGTGGTACGGCTGTAGCAGAAATTAAAAATAAAGTATCTGCTAAAGTAACTGAAGCTTATGTAGAGTCTGTATTCAATCAGATTACAGAAGTATCTGATGGATTGGGCGAAGCAGGAGATGGAGCCTCCAAGATCGCTGATGGCGCTGGTAAGCTAGATGACGGAGCCTTGAAGCTGAAAGATAATCTACTTGTACTGACAGATGGTACAGGTAAACTTCAAAATGGTGTAGAACCCCTTACACAAGGCGTGACTGATTTGAATGCAGGTGCTACGGCGCTTAAAACAGGATCAACCACGTTGGCAAGCGGATTGCAACAACTGTCTACTGCACATACGCAGCTTCAAGACGGTGTTGCACAGAGTGCTGCCGGCAGTAAACAACTTAGTGACGGCTTGAAACAAGCTGTAACAGGTGCAACACAGCTTCAGGCGGGAACGCAGTCTGCTGTGGATGGTACTTCTAAACTACAAGCAGGAACACAATCTTTAGTTGATGGCAGCGCGAAGCTGGAAGCAGGCTTAACTTCTTCCGTAGATGGCAGCGCGAAACTGGAAGCAGGTTTGCAAGCTTCCGCCGCAGGCAGCACGAAGGTAACTGAGGGTGCTAAAGCGGTAGCTCAAGGATTGGAGCAATTGGCACAGGCTAGTCCTGAGCTGGCACAAAATCCAGCGGTACAGAAGCTGCTGGCAGCCAGTGCAGCTGTGGCACAAGGCAGTGAGCAACTGCAACAAAGTCAAGAGCAGCTGGCACAGGGTGCTACTGCACTCCACAGTGGGCAAGAGCAGCTGGCACAAGGTGCAACTCAATTGCACTCAGGTTCACAGCAGTTAGCTGCTGGTGTAACTCAGTTGCATGATGGAGCACAGCAATTAAATGCTGGTAGCACACAGCTTTTGACAGGACAACAAAAACTGGCACAAGGCGCATCTGCACTTGTAACCGGTGGAGATAAGCTGAATGCAGGGATGCAACAATTTGGTGCGAAGCTTAAAGAAGCTGCAGCTGGAGGCAGCAAGCTGGCTGAAGGCGGTAAAGCGCTTGGCGATGGTACTACAAAACTGTTAAGCGGTGTAGGCGAACTAGGTTCCGGTATCAGTGCTGTAGCAGATGGTTCGAAAAAACTGGCTGATGGCGCAGGCGAGCTGAAAGATGGTATGGATGATCTGAAATCTGGATCAACAGAACTGGCAACTAAGCTTGGCGATGCTGCTGAAAAAACAGGCAGTGTGAACAAAACAGATGCAATGATGGAAATGTTCGCACAACCAGTGGTGGTTGAGGATCAAGTTGTGAATCATGTTCCGAACTATGGTACAGGTTTTGCTCCTTACTTCCTATCCCTTGGATTGTTTGTAGGTGCTTTGATTTCAACAATTGTTATTCCAATGCGTGATTCGGCTGTCCTTGGTGCTAGCCGTATGAACCGTTTCATTAGCCGTACGCTTACTTTCACAATCATGAGCTTTATCCAGTCTATGCTGGCTGCTGTGGTTGTATTGTATGGACTTGGATTGGAAGTACAAAGTAAACCGCTATTCTTCGTATTTACATTCTTAACAAGTTTAGTTTACACATGGGTAGTTCAAGCGATTGTTACTTGGATGGATCAACCGGGACGTTTCGTTGTTATCGTTATTCTTATTTTCCAATTAACAACTAGTGCCGGAACATTCCCACTTGAATTGATCCCTGATTGGATGAAATTCTTTAATCCACTGCTTCCAATGACTTACACAGTTAGTGGTCTTAAAGCAGTAATTTCTACAGGTGACTTCAGTGCAATGTGGGGAGATGTAGGTATCCTGGCAATCTTTGGTCTTGGATTCCTTGCTCTTACCTTCGCTTACTTCATGACTCGTAGCCGTGAGAATGAAGTTGGAGTGAAAAGTGAACAAGTTTTGACTGTATAA
- the gltB gene encoding glutamate synthase large subunit has product MKHTELPVKQGLYDPQFEKDACGMGFVAHIKGTPSHNIVSNALTMLFNMEHRGGQGSEPNSGDGAGIMLQIPHRFFASEAQKLGFTLPEQGHYGVGMIFLSHNEEVRAQHEALLSNIIAEEGQIVLGYRDVPTYDEMLGKTAKAAKPFVRQVFIGRSASVTNELSFERKLYVIRKRAELAIRYGGVEEAESFYIPSLSCRKIVYKGMLTTEQVGQFYLDLQNEELESAIALVHSRFSTNTFPSWERAHPYRFMIHNGEINTLRGNVNWMHARQSLFKSEVFGEDLNKIKPVINPDGSDTAMFDNTFEFLYLSGRSLPQVAMMMVPEPWSNHDSMDADKKAFYEYHSTLMEPWDGPAAMGFTDGIQIGAILDRNGLRPARYYVTKDDMIILSSEAGVLDIPAEDILYKDRLKPGRMLLVDTKEGRIISDEEVKSAIASEKPYRQWLDEHLISLDELPDAPELPNPKHDNVQQLQQAFGYTFEDLRKVLEPMASTGAEAVGSMGYDAPLAVFSDRPQRLYNYFKQMFAQVTNPPIDAIREELVTSTTTTIGPERNLLKPEPESCRQISLQTPILSNEDFAKIRHVRRAGFKSMSIPILFPAELGAEGLRIALERMNEAADRVMAKGHNILILTDRGVDSENAAIPALLAVSSLHHHLIRQGTRTKVSILLESGEPREVHHYALLLGYGVSAVNPYLAFESLDDMIGQGLLRGISHEKAVKNYIKAATKSVVKILSKMGISTIQSYRGAQIFEAVGLNSEFVDRYFTWTPSRIGGIGLEEVATEALIHHNRAFTEKDGNDKVLDSGGDYQWRNDGEEHLFNPQTIHLLQHSVRSGNYDMYKKYAALVQGESEKQLTLRSLLQFKSAYEPIPLEEVEPASSIMKRFKTGAMSFGSISKEAHETLAIAMNRIGGKSNTGEGGEDPARYIPDSNGDSRRSAIKQVASGRFGVTSNYLVNADEIQIKMAQGAKPGEGGQLPGRKVYPWVAEVRGSTAGVGLISPPPHHDIYSIEDLAELIYDLKNANPRANINVKLVSEVGVGTIAAGVAKGRADIILVSGYDGGTGASPMNSIRHAGLPWELGLAETHQTLMLNNLRDRVVLETDGKMLSGRDLAVAVLLGAEEYGFATAPLVSVGCIMMRVCQMDTCPVGVATQNPDLRKNFTGDPQHVVNFMTFVAQDLREIMASLGFRTIEEMVGRTDCLDATQASKHWKKKGIDLSSLLHTPELPEGSTRFRSKYQNHGLEETLDVSQLLDLAAPALESGTAVEASLPITNVNRAVGTILGSELTRKYGAAGLPDDTIRFHFTGSAGQSLGAFVPKGITLTVEGDSNDYVGKGLSGGKIIIKPSPKATFAAEDNIIIGNTAFYGATGGEAYINGIAGERFAVRNSGAKVVVEGVGDHGCEYMTGGRVVVLGETGRNFAAGMSGGIAYVYDPDRTFIGRCNLEMVLLERVEESEEIEELRELIIRHTELTGSAAGARVLDQWADSLPNFVRVIPKDYKRMMEQIRKVEQTGLTGEAALMAAFEANMRELARVGG; this is encoded by the coding sequence ATGAAACACACTGAACTGCCCGTAAAACAGGGCCTGTATGATCCCCAGTTCGAAAAAGATGCTTGCGGCATGGGATTTGTAGCTCATATTAAAGGCACACCGTCTCACAATATCGTAAGTAATGCTTTGACAATGCTCTTTAATATGGAGCATCGGGGAGGCCAAGGTAGCGAACCCAACTCTGGTGACGGAGCAGGTATCATGCTTCAAATTCCGCACCGTTTCTTTGCAAGTGAAGCTCAGAAGCTAGGCTTTACTTTGCCGGAACAAGGCCATTATGGCGTGGGCATGATCTTTTTATCTCATAACGAAGAAGTTCGGGCGCAGCATGAAGCCCTCTTAAGCAATATTATTGCTGAAGAAGGTCAAATAGTACTCGGCTATCGTGATGTACCTACCTATGATGAAATGCTTGGCAAGACAGCGAAAGCTGCTAAGCCTTTTGTGCGTCAAGTGTTTATCGGCCGCTCGGCTTCGGTCACGAATGAATTGTCTTTTGAACGTAAGCTTTATGTTATCCGCAAACGTGCGGAGCTTGCCATTCGTTACGGTGGTGTAGAAGAGGCTGAATCCTTCTATATACCAAGCTTGTCGTGCCGTAAGATTGTATACAAGGGCATGCTGACTACAGAACAAGTCGGACAATTCTACCTGGATTTGCAGAACGAAGAGCTGGAATCAGCGATCGCGTTAGTTCACTCCCGTTTCAGCACGAACACCTTCCCAAGCTGGGAACGTGCGCATCCCTACCGTTTTATGATCCACAACGGTGAGATCAACACCTTGCGTGGTAATGTGAACTGGATGCATGCACGCCAGTCATTGTTCAAGAGCGAAGTGTTTGGTGAAGATCTGAACAAGATCAAGCCTGTTATTAACCCGGATGGATCGGACACTGCAATGTTCGATAACACCTTTGAGTTTCTCTATTTGAGCGGACGCTCCCTGCCACAGGTAGCCATGATGATGGTTCCTGAACCATGGAGCAATCATGATAGTATGGATGCTGATAAAAAAGCATTTTATGAATATCACAGTACTCTGATGGAGCCATGGGACGGGCCTGCTGCAATGGGCTTTACCGATGGGATACAAATCGGCGCTATTCTGGACCGTAACGGTCTGCGTCCTGCTCGTTATTATGTAACGAAAGACGATATGATTATTTTATCCTCAGAAGCCGGTGTACTGGACATTCCAGCAGAGGACATCTTATATAAAGACCGCCTGAAACCTGGACGCATGCTGCTCGTGGATACGAAGGAAGGCCGCATTATCTCGGATGAGGAAGTTAAATCGGCTATCGCCTCTGAGAAGCCTTATCGCCAGTGGCTGGATGAGCATTTGATCAGTCTTGATGAGCTTCCGGATGCGCCTGAACTGCCAAATCCTAAGCATGACAATGTACAACAGCTACAGCAGGCTTTCGGCTATACTTTTGAAGACTTGCGCAAGGTGCTTGAGCCAATGGCATCTACTGGTGCTGAAGCTGTCGGTTCCATGGGTTATGATGCTCCACTCGCTGTATTTTCGGACCGCCCGCAACGTCTCTATAACTATTTCAAACAAATGTTTGCTCAGGTAACGAATCCACCCATCGATGCCATTCGTGAAGAGCTGGTTACATCCACAACGACTACGATTGGACCAGAGCGTAATTTGCTTAAACCGGAACCGGAAAGCTGCCGCCAGATCTCGCTGCAAACGCCAATTCTTTCGAACGAAGATTTTGCTAAGATTCGCCATGTTCGCCGTGCAGGCTTCAAATCGATGTCTATTCCAATTCTTTTCCCGGCTGAGCTTGGGGCAGAAGGATTACGCATCGCGCTTGAGCGCATGAACGAGGCTGCTGACCGTGTTATGGCTAAAGGGCATAACATTCTGATTCTGACTGACCGCGGTGTGGACAGTGAGAATGCTGCGATTCCAGCTCTGCTTGCGGTATCGAGTCTGCATCATCATTTGATCCGCCAAGGAACACGGACGAAAGTAAGTATTTTGCTGGAATCCGGTGAACCACGTGAAGTCCATCATTATGCGCTGCTGCTCGGTTATGGGGTGAGCGCAGTAAATCCTTATCTGGCTTTTGAAAGCTTGGATGATATGATCGGCCAAGGCTTATTGCGGGGAATCTCGCATGAAAAAGCAGTGAAGAACTATATTAAAGCTGCGACTAAGAGCGTAGTTAAGATTCTTTCCAAAATGGGAATTTCGACGATTCAATCTTACCGCGGTGCGCAGATTTTTGAAGCTGTGGGTCTGAACTCTGAGTTCGTGGATCGCTACTTTACTTGGACACCTTCCCGGATTGGCGGTATTGGCCTGGAGGAAGTGGCAACTGAGGCACTTATCCATCATAACCGTGCTTTTACAGAAAAAGACGGAAATGATAAGGTGCTTGATTCCGGTGGCGATTATCAATGGCGTAATGATGGGGAAGAGCATCTTTTCAATCCACAGACCATTCATCTGCTTCAGCACTCTGTGCGTAGTGGGAATTATGATATGTACAAGAAATATGCTGCCCTTGTTCAAGGAGAAAGCGAGAAGCAATTGACGCTTCGTTCCTTGTTGCAATTCAAGTCAGCCTATGAACCGATTCCACTGGAAGAAGTAGAACCGGCATCGTCTATTATGAAACGGTTTAAGACGGGTGCAATGTCCTTTGGTTCCATTAGTAAGGAAGCACATGAGACACTGGCCATTGCGATGAATCGTATCGGTGGCAAGAGTAATACGGGGGAAGGCGGCGAAGATCCAGCTCGCTATATTCCGGATAGCAATGGTGATTCACGCCGCAGTGCGATTAAACAAGTAGCTTCCGGACGTTTTGGTGTTACCTCGAACTACCTAGTTAACGCTGATGAGATCCAGATTAAAATGGCTCAGGGCGCTAAACCAGGGGAAGGTGGACAGCTTCCAGGACGTAAAGTTTATCCTTGGGTCGCTGAAGTACGTGGCTCAACAGCAGGTGTCGGTCTGATCTCACCTCCACCGCATCATGATATTTACTCAATCGAGGATTTGGCAGAGCTGATCTATGATCTGAAGAATGCAAATCCACGTGCAAACATTAATGTTAAGCTCGTATCGGAAGTTGGAGTGGGTACGATTGCTGCTGGTGTAGCCAAAGGGCGCGCTGATATTATCTTGGTTAGTGGCTATGATGGAGGTACAGGGGCATCGCCGATGAACTCCATTCGTCATGCGGGTCTTCCGTGGGAGCTTGGCTTGGCTGAAACCCATCAGACATTGATGCTCAACAATCTGCGTGACCGTGTTGTTCTAGAAACAGATGGTAAAATGTTAAGCGGCCGCGATCTGGCTGTAGCTGTATTGCTTGGGGCTGAAGAGTATGGATTTGCTACTGCTCCGCTAGTATCTGTTGGCTGTATTATGATGCGTGTCTGCCAAATGGATACTTGTCCGGTTGGTGTAGCTACCCAGAATCCGGATCTTCGTAAGAACTTTACTGGGGATCCGCAGCATGTAGTTAACTTTATGACCTTCGTGGCACAGGATCTACGTGAAATTATGGCAAGTCTCGGCTTCCGTACAATTGAAGAGATGGTAGGCCGTACCGATTGCCTAGACGCAACTCAGGCGTCGAAGCATTGGAAGAAGAAAGGCATAGATTTGAGCAGCCTGCTGCATACACCGGAATTACCGGAAGGAAGCACACGCTTCCGCAGTAAATACCAGAATCATGGTCTGGAAGAGACACTGGATGTCTCGCAGCTGCTCGACCTGGCAGCACCTGCATTGGAATCGGGTACGGCTGTTGAGGCATCTCTGCCGATCACGAACGTAAATCGTGCCGTCGGAACTATCCTTGGCAGCGAGCTGACCCGCAAGTATGGGGCAGCAGGTTTGCCAGATGATACGATTCGGTTTCATTTCACCGGTTCTGCTGGTCAAAGCTTGGGTGCATTCGTGCCTAAGGGGATCACACTTACGGTGGAAGGAGATTCCAATGACTATGTAGGTAAAGGATTGTCAGGTGGTAAGATTATTATCAAGCCATCTCCGAAAGCTACCTTTGCTGCTGAGGACAATATCATTATCGGAAATACTGCATTCTACGGTGCAACAGGTGGAGAAGCTTATATCAACGGTATCGCTGGTGAACGTTTTGCCGTCCGTAACTCCGGAGCGAAGGTTGTTGTAGAAGGCGTGGGTGACCACGGCTGTGAATACATGACTGGAGGCCGAGTGGTTGTCCTTGGTGAAACTGGCCGTAACTTTGCGGCAGGGATGTCAGGCGGTATCGCTTATGTCTACGACCCAGATAGAACCTTCATCGGCCGCTGCAATCTCGAAATGGTACTGCTCGAGAGAGTGGAAGAGTCTGAGGAGATCGAAGAGCTGCGTGAGCTGATTATCCGCCATACCGAGCTTACAGGTAGTGCGGCTGGCGCACGGGTACTGGATCAGTGGGCAGATAGCTTGCCGAACTTCGTTCGTGTCATTCCGAAGGATTACAAACGGATGATGGAGCAAATTCGCAAGGTAGAACAAACCGGATTGACCGGAGAAGCTGCGTTGATGGCTGCATTTGAAGCGAATATGCGCGAGCTTGCCCGTGTTGGCGGCTAA
- a CDS encoding ABC transporter ATP-binding protein — translation MSNTEILMEPVARLQGVTKKIGSKTLVSDLTLDIPPGQIFGFLGPNGAGKTTTIRMMVGLISISRGDILICGRSIKNHFEEAIANIGAIVENPEMYKFLSGYQNLRQYARMVPGVTKQRIDEVVELVGLGQRIHDKVKTYSLGMRQRLGVAQALLHRPKLLILDEPTNGLDPQGIRELRDYLRRLCQEEGTTVFVSSHLLSEMELMCDSVAIIQNGRLVDVKQLKGVGNTAMPLGETLFEVDNAEAALALIGRGVFKSGGLVLEAEREEIAELNAKLVAGGIKVYSIRALARTLEDQFLEVTGGEGIG, via the coding sequence ATGTCGAATACAGAAATATTGATGGAGCCTGTTGCCCGCCTGCAGGGAGTCACCAAAAAAATCGGCTCGAAAACGCTGGTGAGCGATTTAACGCTGGACATCCCGCCTGGACAAATCTTCGGTTTTTTGGGGCCCAACGGAGCAGGTAAGACTACTACAATACGGATGATGGTGGGGTTGATTTCCATTAGTCGTGGAGACATCTTGATCTGTGGCCGTAGTATTAAAAACCATTTTGAAGAGGCTATCGCAAATATAGGGGCCATTGTAGAAAATCCTGAGATGTACAAGTTCCTATCCGGTTATCAGAATCTGCGCCAATATGCACGGATGGTGCCAGGGGTAACGAAGCAACGGATAGACGAGGTCGTCGAGCTAGTTGGACTAGGTCAAAGAATTCATGACAAAGTTAAGACCTATTCACTGGGAATGCGTCAGAGGCTGGGAGTGGCTCAGGCACTGCTGCACAGACCCAAGCTGCTGATTCTAGATGAGCCAACCAACGGCCTGGATCCACAAGGGATACGCGAGCTTAGAGACTATTTACGCCGTTTATGTCAGGAAGAAGGAACAACTGTATTCGTCTCCAGTCATTTACTTTCCGAGATGGAGCTCATGTGTGACAGCGTGGCGATTATCCAAAATGGACGACTGGTGGATGTGAAGCAGCTGAAAGGGGTAGGCAATACTGCAATGCCTCTGGGAGAAACCTTGTTCGAGGTTGATAATGCTGAAGCTGCTCTAGCCCTCATTGGACGTGGAGTATTTAAGAGTGGGGGACTTGTGCTTGAGGCAGAGCGTGAGGAGATCGCAGAATTAAATGCCAAGCTAGTGGCAGGTGGGATTAAGGTGTATAGCATCAGAGCCCTTGCCCGTACGCTGGAGGATCAATTCTTAGAGGTTACAGGAGGTGAAGGAATTGGGTGA